The Haloarcula sp. CBA1127 genomic interval AACAGGTCCGATTTGAGTTCGTCATCGTCTTTCTCGTCGTGCCCGGTCAGATACCGCAGTTCGTCAGGGTCGACATCGACAACCGGCATTAGCGGATCACCTCCGTCTCCCGCAGCAGTTCAAGATCACACAGCGTCCCGTGCACGTCGCGGATGTCTTCAAAGCCGTACATGAGCATGAGTAGTCGTTCGAGCGAGAGGCCCCACGCCATCACGTCACAGTCGACGCCAAGGGGCGTGAGCACCTCGTCGCGAAAGATTCCGGAGTTGCCGACCTCGACGACCTCGCCGGTCTCGGGGTGGGTACCGAACAGTTCGAAGCTCGGCTCCGTGTATGGGTTGTAGTGGGGCTTGAACTCCAGGTCGGTGATGCCGAACTGCTCGTAGAACTCCGTGAACGTCCCCATCAGGTCTCGCACGGAGAGGTCTTCGGCCATCACCCAGCCCTCGATCTGGAAGAACTCGAGCAGATGCGTCGGGTCCAGCGTGTCGTTTCGGTACACCTTCTCGACGCTGAAGTAGCGTTCGGGTGGGTCGAGTTCGCCGACCTGATGGCCCGAGAGGTAGCGCATCGACAGCGAGGTAGTGTGGCCGCGCAGGTCCATCCCGCGGGCGATATCCTCGGTCCACGGCGAGTGGTACCCCTCGCCGTCGGGGCCGACACCCTCCTTGTGGGCCGAGCGGACCCGTTCGACGAGGTCCGGTGGGAGGTGACCGATCTCCTCTGGCTCCTCCAGGGCGAACTGGTCCCAGTGGGTCCGGGCGGGGTGGTCCTGTGGCATGAACAGGCAGTCGTTGATCCAGAACTGGGCGTCGGCGTGTGGGCCTTCCATCTCGGAGAAGCCCATGCCGACGAGTGTGTCCTTCACGCGGTTAGCCGTCTGGCGGAGGATGTGTTCCTTGCCGTGACTCACGTCTTCGGCGTCGGCCTCGACGTTGTACTCGGTAAAGGCCACGTCCTCCCACTCGCCGCTGGTGAGCATCTCGGGGGTAAGCTGGTCGACCGTCTCGGCGGCTTCGACACCTTCCATCAGCGCGGTGACACCGTCGTCAGTGAGCTGGACCGAGCGGACGGTTTCCTCACGCACGTCGAGGAGGCCACGCCGTTCCAGCTGGTCGAGCGCGTCCGTGTCAGCGTCCTCGACACGCCCGTCTGCGACAGCCTCCAGCGCCAGCATCTCGGGGTCGGACCCGGGGTCGGCGTCTTGGTTGGCCGTGATTTCGCCACTGTCGATGCTACCGTAGGCCTTGCGGGCGTAGTTTGAGAGCGCGATGTCGACTGCGCCGCCTTCGAGGCCGGACGCGCCGATGACCTGTCCCATCTGGACTGGACCATCAGCTGCGCCGGCGTCGATAGCGGCCTCGTAGAGGTCCTGTTCTGGCAGACTCTCCCGGACGTACCGGTCGCCCTCGTCGGTGAGTTCGTAGTGTTCGAGCGTCTCCTCGGAGACGGACACCAGCCCGTCGGCTTCGAGTTCGAACGCCGCTCTGGTGGCCGCTTCCGGCTTGAGGTCAGCCTCTGCAGCCACGTCGTCGATACGCCTGTCTTTCTGTGCGTCGGTGGCCTGCAGGACGGCCACCTGTGCCTGTGGTCGTTTCATACGGGTGTCTCGGTCTTGTGGGGATAACCGCGGGTCGCTCAGTTAACGGTTCTCACTTCCTGCTCGCGGTTTCGTCCGACCACGCCTCTCGACGCCGTCAGAGTCCACACGCGGTCAGGCAGTGAAAAAGAAGCCGAACCCCAGACTGTCGGCTGGCTGGCGAGCGGCGCCGGCACGGTGGGATTCGGATACCATGTCTGAGCGGTTGTGACTGGCAGATATAAACGTTGTGCGTGTGCTCGTCTCGACACGAAAAGGTGTAGGGGCCCGATTCTCAGTCGGCGCTCGTCGGCGCGCGGTCGGAGTCGAGGTCGATATCGAGTTCCTCGAGCCTGTCTTCCCACTCTGCGCGTTTCTCCTGATGCTCTTCGAGGAACTGTTCCATCAGTTCGGCGGCCTGTTCTTTGCAACCGCCACAGAGGCGTTCGCCGCCGACACACTCATCGTACACCTCTTTGGCGAACTCGTCGTCGTCGCCCGAGAGGAGATACGCGTACAGTTCATACACCGGGCACTCGTCGGCTTTGCCGCCTTTCTCCCGCTGTTCCTCGGCCGTAGAGCGACCGCCGGTAGTCGCCGATTTCACCTTGTCGTAGCCGTCCTCTGGGTCGTCCAGCAGCGAGATGTGCGAGGCTGGAATCGACGAGGACATCTTGCCGCCGGTGAGGCCGGTCATGAACCGGTGGTAGATCGAGGACGGCGGCTGGAAGCCGTAGCCGCCGTTGTCGAGTTCGACCTGCCGGGCCAGCTCCTCGGCCTCGGCGTGGTCCAGATCGAACGTATCGATGTGCTCGTCGTACACCCGCTTCTCGCCGTCGACAGCCTCGATGAGCGCCTCGAAAGCCTCGTCGGTAGCGTTGCGGTCGAGGAACCGAATCCGTGGTCGGAGCGGTTCCTTCCCGGCCTCGTCGAGTTTCGCAACGACGGACTCGCGGGCGTCTGCGGGTGCTGGCTGGTGGTCGCGCAGCCAGTCGGCGGCCTCGCCACACCGCGGTCGGTCGGCATTCTCGGCGTAGTCCTCGCGGGCGTCGTAGGCCTGCCGGAGCAGCGTCCGTTCGACCCCGTCGGCTTCGAAACTGGCGAACGCCTCCGTCACGCCGAAGTACCGCATCCGCGCGGCGAGGTCCCGCGCCAGCCGCATGTGCGGGTCCTGGTCCGGGCCGACGGGGATGACCGTCGGTTTGGGCTCGTCCAGTTGCGGATAGAGGATGTCGGCCATCTGCGTGACGACCGACTGCATATGGGAGATATCGGTCTCGCCATCGAAGTCGTAGATGGCCTGCAACTCCGAGAAGTTCGCCTCCGCGCCGAGTTCGAACGCGAGGTCCTGCACCTCTCGGTTGTCGGACTGGCGGTACAGCGTGCCCTCGTCAGGATCGAACCCGAGCGCGAGCAGGGAGAGGACGTAGTCCGTCGCGTGCTCGTCGATCTCGTCCCACGACAGTCCGCGGGCGCTGTGGGCTTCGAGGTCCGCAATGAGTGCGTGTGCGTCCCCGCCCTGCTGTTGATGCCAGATGATCTCGTCGAAGACCAGCTTGTGGCCGATGTGCGGGTCGCCGGTCGGCATGAACCCCGACAGCGCGGCGAAGGGGTCGTCGTTGCGCATCGCGTCGGCGACCGGTCGGTAGTCCCGGTGGCCGAAGATGACGCCCCGGCGCATCAGGTAGTGGGGATTGGGGACTTCGGGGAGCACCTCGTCGAACTCCTCGATGCCGAACTGTTCGAACAGCTTGCGGTAGTCGGCGATAGTCGAGGATCCCCACGGGTCAAGCGTCGCCTCGTCGGCCCCTTCGGCCTCAGTACCGCCGTCCGGTAGCACTGGTTCGCCGCCGGAGCGGGCGTCAGGCTCCCGCCACGTTCCGCCCGACTGGCGGCGGTCCTCGTCGGGCGATGCGTCGTCGTGGTGGGAGTCGTCCGTTGTCATGGATGTGGTCGGCTCGCGGTGAGCCACGTTACAGGTGCTTTGGTTCCGGTCGGCGCAAAAAGGGTTCGTTTCGGTGCGCTGTCCAAGCCAGTAACCAAGCGGTAGTCCAGTGCTGCAATGTTCGTCTGGCTCAGGGCGTTAGCCGCTCAACGGCAACCCATTCAATCTCGTCGCCGCCGTCTGTTGTGAGCGCAAACACCATCGTCTTCCGGACGCCGTGGGCGAGCCGCACGTCCAGCGCGAGGTCCCGCGGTTCGAAGCGGTGGTCAGCCGGCAGTACTCGCACCAGTAGCTCCGAGTGCCCGAGGTTCTCGGCGCTTTCGACATCGGCATAGGTCCGGAAGTCCGCGCCGAATTTGAAGCCGGTTTTCGGCGCAACGCCGCTCGCTCGCAGCGCTGTATAGACGGCCAGCCGGCGGTCGAAGCGGTCGCCCTCGACCTCGCGGCCCCGCTCAATGACAGCCTCAGCCCCACCCTCGACTGTAAGTAGCCCCTCCTGTGTGAGATACGCAGCCTCTACGAGCGAGAGTTGAACCGCGCCGTCGTCACCCAGTTGCTGCCCGTAGAACGCCTGTTCGTACAGTTCCGCCGGCGGTTCCCAGCACACCACCCGCTCTCCGAGCAGTTCACCCGCCGTCGCTGGGACGGCGGCGTCGCTGGTCCCGGAGACCTCGCGTCGGTCAGTATTGAGGTACGTCACTTCGCTCTCCTCGTCGACGACCGCCAGCACGCAGCCGCCCAGATCAGTGGCCACAATCGTGTCGCGCTCGCCGATAACCCGGACGCGGTAGGCGACCTCGTTGTCCCACGGCCCCTTCCCACGCGGATAGACGACAAAGTCCGTGCCTGCGGCGTTGTCGACCCACCCCTCGCGGGCCGGCGTGAGGTAGAAGCCGCGGTCCCGCAGGTCTTTGTAGACTGCGAAGTCGACCTCGGAGACGGCCGCCGACCCGAGGAACGCCCGGAAATCCATGCCGTCGATGCTCTCGATATCCCCGCGGTAGAGGAGGTGTGCGGCCTCCACCGGAGCTAGGTCAATGTCGCCGTTGCGGACCTTGCCGTATCCGCGCGAGTCGTAGAAGCGCTCGCGCGCCTCGTAGCCGGCCCGCACGACATCGCCCGCAAGCGTCAGTTCCATGCTCTGACGTGGCCCCCGCGGCGACAAAGCCCCTACGGGTCCGAGCCGTCAGCGAAACCGGATGGGGGGTGTGGAGACCCAGCCCTCACCCCTGTTCTTCGCAAGAACTGTCCAAACAGCGCGTGCCGCCAGCGGTTTCGAACAGCGGCAGGCCACAGTCACAGTCGCCGACGACGACGCCGGACGGCATAGAGAAGCCGGTGTCACAGTCGGGGTAGTGCTCACAGCCGGCTAGCAGACCGCCGCGGCGGAGGATCAACAGGTCACCGTCGCAGTTGGGACAGTCCCACTCGCGGTCGAAGGCCGCGGTGACAGCGTCGTCCAGCGAGTCACAGTCCCGGTCGAGGCACAGTTCGAAGGTTCGGCCGCGTTCGACACGAAGCGTCGGGAGCCCGCAGTCGTCACACCGGCCGCCAGTGACCGCGGCATCGCTCGGAATCCCGTAGGCGGCGTCACAGCCGGTACAGGTGACTTCGCTCCGAGCCCGGACCAGCGTCCCAGCGCAGTCTGGGCAGTCACGCACCGGAACGCCGGCGGTCGAGGCTGGATAGCGGGCACTGCCGTGTTCCTCGTGAGTGGCTACCCGGAGAAGTTCATCGCCATCGCGAGCGGTCACCGTTCCATTGTCGATGGTGACGCTTTCGGCGCGCGTGAGCCACGCAACGGGCTGATATCCCTCAGCGTCGTGAACGAGGACAGTGTTGTCCGGTTTGACGACGACGAGTACGTCGCCGCGCTGCTCTCGCTCACGCGGTCCCTCGAAAACAGTCGTACACTCGCCAGCTATCACACGGGTTCCGTCGTGCATGGACCGACCTGCCCGGGTTCCAGTATTTAAACCCTCAGTCGGTGGACGGAGCTTCGTAGCGCGGTCGTCGCTGCCGGAGTCGCAACAGCCAAAGCCGTCGCTGAGCGACAGCAAAGCAATGAGTGTCCCGCCTGCTGCGGTCTGTTTCGATATGGACGGCGTGCTCGTC includes:
- a CDS encoding phenylalanine--tRNA ligase subunit alpha, yielding MKRPQAQVAVLQATDAQKDRRIDDVAAEADLKPEAATRAAFELEADGLVSVSEETLEHYELTDEGDRYVRESLPEQDLYEAAIDAGAADGPVQMGQVIGASGLEGGAVDIALSNYARKAYGSIDSGEITANQDADPGSDPEMLALEAVADGRVEDADTDALDQLERRGLLDVREETVRSVQLTDDGVTALMEGVEAAETVDQLTPEMLTSGEWEDVAFTEYNVEADAEDVSHGKEHILRQTANRVKDTLVGMGFSEMEGPHADAQFWINDCLFMPQDHPARTHWDQFALEEPEEIGHLPPDLVERVRSAHKEGVGPDGEGYHSPWTEDIARGMDLRGHTTSLSMRYLSGHQVGELDPPERYFSVEKVYRNDTLDPTHLLEFFQIEGWVMAEDLSVRDLMGTFTEFYEQFGITDLEFKPHYNPYTEPSFELFGTHPETGEVVEVGNSGIFRDEVLTPLGVDCDVMAWGLSLERLLMLMYGFEDIRDVHGTLCDLELLRETEVIR
- a CDS encoding tryptophan--tRNA ligase, whose protein sequence is MTTDDSHHDDASPDEDRRQSGGTWREPDARSGGEPVLPDGGTEAEGADEATLDPWGSSTIADYRKLFEQFGIEEFDEVLPEVPNPHYLMRRGVIFGHRDYRPVADAMRNDDPFAALSGFMPTGDPHIGHKLVFDEIIWHQQQGGDAHALIADLEAHSARGLSWDEIDEHATDYVLSLLALGFDPDEGTLYRQSDNREVQDLAFELGAEANFSELQAIYDFDGETDISHMQSVVTQMADILYPQLDEPKPTVIPVGPDQDPHMRLARDLAARMRYFGVTEAFASFEADGVERTLLRQAYDAREDYAENADRPRCGEAADWLRDHQPAPADARESVVAKLDEAGKEPLRPRIRFLDRNATDEAFEALIEAVDGEKRVYDEHIDTFDLDHAEAEELARQVELDNGGYGFQPPSSIYHRFMTGLTGGKMSSSIPASHISLLDDPEDGYDKVKSATTGGRSTAEEQREKGGKADECPVYELYAYLLSGDDDEFAKEVYDECVGGERLCGGCKEQAAELMEQFLEEHQEKRAEWEDRLEELDIDLDSDRAPTSAD
- the endA gene encoding tRNA-intron lyase gives rise to the protein MELTLAGDVVRAGYEARERFYDSRGYGKVRNGDIDLAPVEAAHLLYRGDIESIDGMDFRAFLGSAAVSEVDFAVYKDLRDRGFYLTPAREGWVDNAAGTDFVVYPRGKGPWDNEVAYRVRVIGERDTIVATDLGGCVLAVVDEESEVTYLNTDRREVSGTSDAAVPATAGELLGERVVCWEPPAELYEQAFYGQQLGDDGAVQLSLVEAAYLTQEGLLTVEGGAEAVIERGREVEGDRFDRRLAVYTALRASGVAPKTGFKFGADFRTYADVESAENLGHSELLVRVLPADHRFEPRDLALDVRLAHGVRKTMVFALTTDGGDEIEWVAVERLTP
- a CDS encoding endonuclease NucS domain-containing protein, which codes for MHDGTRVIAGECTTVFEGPREREQRGDVLVVVKPDNTVLVHDAEGYQPVAWLTRAESVTIDNGTVTARDGDELLRVATHEEHGSARYPASTAGVPVRDCPDCAGTLVRARSEVTCTGCDAAYGIPSDAAVTGGRCDDCGLPTLRVERGRTFELCLDRDCDSLDDAVTAAFDREWDCPNCDGDLLILRRGGLLAGCEHYPDCDTGFSMPSGVVVGDCDCGLPLFETAGGTRCLDSSCEEQG